In Vigna radiata var. radiata cultivar VC1973A chromosome 3, Vradiata_ver6, whole genome shotgun sequence, the following proteins share a genomic window:
- the LOC106757222 gene encoding uncharacterized protein LOC106757222: protein MEVSCRILRRSIHSFLQNYHFFSTTVAFMALPFSVSILLSQALVPASSSLLPQIHSHLKSLFDAAGFPSSSKLFAILNLKVSQTITSSIFTLPFTLTFLLVAKASVIQSLYQHKPSFPPSFISTLYHYKPLLLTYIYNSFFILSANASCFCLLFLAFTFAEGFGYSSPSSTRLMSAAAAVLFSVILANALVICNMALTVSGMEKHKGFMAILKACVVLRGKTSMALFLALPANVGLAAIEALFQFRVVRAYHSYGMSSWPFTVLEGIFIAYLYSLFIIIDTIVSCMFYKCCKMGLRGDYEDKIFSRIDFPTEEDNCGYVVFKNFEELP from the coding sequence ATGGAGGTTTCATGCAGAATTCTGAGAAGATCAATTCACAGTTTTCTTCAAAACTATCATTTTTTCTCAACAACTGTGGCTTTTATGGCTCTTCCTTTCTCAGTATCAATACTCCTATCACAGGCTTTAGTTCCAGCCTCTTCATCCCTCTTGCCTCAAATACACAGTCACCTAAAGTCTCTCTTTGATGCTGCTGGCTTTCCTTCCTCATCAAAGTTGTTTGCCATTCTCAACCTTAAGGTTTCTCAAACAATCACTTCTTCAATCTTCACCCTTCCTTTCACTCTCACATTTCTCCTCGTTGCAAAAGCATCAGTAATTCAATCTCTATATCAACACAAACCGAGTTTTCCACCTTCCTTCATTTCCACCCTATACCATTACAAGCCTCTCCTCCTGACCTATATCTACAattctttctttattctctCTGCAAATGCATCTTGCTTTTGCCTCCTGTTTTTGGCCTTCACCTTTGCTGAAGGATTTGGTTACTCTTCACCAAGTAGCACACGTTTGATGTCAGCTGCAGCTGCAGTTCTCTTCTCTGTGATCCTTGCCAATGCATTAGTGATCTGCAACATGGCACTCACTGTATCTGGCATGGAGAAACATAAGGGGTTCATGGCAATTCTGAAGGCCTGTGTTGTGCTTAGGGGAAAGACATCAATGGCTTTGTTCCTCGCACTGCCTGCCAATGTAGGCCTTGCAGCCATTGAGGCCTTGTTCCAGTTCAGGGTTGTAAGAGCCTATCACAGCTATGGAATGTCATCATGGCCTTTTACGGTTTTAGAGGGCATTTTCATTGCTTACTTATACTCACTTTTCATCATAATTGACACAATTGTCAGCTGCATGTTTTACAAATGCTGCAAGATGGGGTTGAGGGGTGATTATGAAGACAAGATTTTTTCGAGGATTGATTTCCCAACAGAGGAGGACAATTGTGGTTATGTGGTATTCAAGAATTTTGAAGAACTACCTTAA